TAAGAATATTGGCGCCGAGCCCGGCTTCACCATAAATACCGACAATCTTAAAAAGTGAAAGATGATAACGAACTCCCGCAAAAAGAGGAACATTAACATATTGAGGAATGGTTTTGGAAATTTCTTTGTATTGATCCTTTGTTTCTTTATCCAAAGAGTTCCAAACTAATTCGGCGTGAGCAAAAACATTAAATCCCAGAGGAAGTTTAACGTTGTATCTTAGTCCTAACGATGCTCCAGTAGTAGTGCTGCCGTCAACTGTTGCGGTTCCAGATTGTAAAGAAATCTTTGGCGTTTTGAAATCACCAGCGGGAAATATTCCGCCAAGGTGTAAAGAAAGTCCTGTCTTTTGAGCGAAAGCTCCTGTACATGTTGAGATTAATATCAACCCAACGAATAAAGTTTTTATTACATTATTTTTTCTCATAATAAGATAAAATTTAATTAATCACTTTTTTAATTTTCGGCAAAGATAAAAATTTTTTAGAATTTCTGTTTCAATTCAAAAAAATATTGTACTTTTGCAGTCCGAAAATTAAAAAAATAAATTTTAAAAATTAATAATGTACGCTATTGTAGAAATCGCAGGAAAGCAATTCAAGGTCGAAAAAGGTAGATATGTTTATGTAAACCGCCTTGATGCAAAAGAAGATACGAATATCGAATTTGATAAAGTACTTCTTTTAGATACCGATGATAAGGTATCAGTGGGTACACCTCTTATTGAGGGCGCTAAGGTTGAAGCTAAAGTTCTTCAACATTTGAAAGGTGATAAAGTTCTTGTCTTCAAAAAGAAAAGAAGAAAAGGATATCAAAAATTAAACGGTCACCGTGACTATCTTACAAAGATAATGATTGAAAATATTGTTTATTAAACCCTAAAATCAGAAAGATATGGCACATAAGAAAGGAGCCGGTAGTTCTAATAACGGTCGCGAATCACATAGTAAACGACTTGGTATTAAAAAATTTGGCAGTGAGATTGTTAAAGCCGGCAATATAATTGTTAGACAAAGAGGTACAGTTCATAAACCGGGATTAAATGTCGGTATTGGTAAAGACCATACACTTTATGCATTAATTGATGGTACAGTTTCATTCCGCAAAAAAAGAGATAATAAATCTTATGTAAGCGTAATGCCTATTACAGAATAATCATTGTTTCATATATTGATGTTTTGAGAAAGGAGTTGCACGAAAGTGTAACTCCTTTCTCTTTTTCAGTATGTTATATTTACAGGTTGTTAAAAAATATATTGAAGTTTTTCAAATGAATTAAAGGACTTTGTTCGTTTTGTATAAAAAATATTAACTCAGAACAATTATATACAGAGTCGGTTGTTTTTAACCGGCTATAATAAAAATGAATGCCAATATTTGCGAAAATAAAAATATTCAGAGGAAGTGCCCGGAAGGATTTTTACCGGATTATGTTTCAATGTATGGTTACCGATTATTCGGGGCAAAATATATTCATCTAAACACAGTATCCGGATAATATTATTTTATTTATATATATAGATTAGAAATCTGAAAATCTTATCCGGAGAAATTTTTTGACCTGGAACGACAAGGAAGATCTTTTAATAAACAAAAGTGGCCGGAAGATATTTTCCACCGACTACTTTTGATCAATCCGGGCTCTATGCTATTATAAGTCTATTACTATTTCCACCGGATGAGGAAGTGTAAAAGTTTGGGTATACTTGTAGTACGGTTCATAATTTAGAGTTACTTCTACAGTAAAAGCTTTTGTTCTTGAAACATTATTTACAAGTTGACCGCAATAAGGTCCATCAATAAATCCTCTTAGGCCTACGTAATATACCTGATTAGGAACTGCTGTTGTAATACTAGTCCCGTCAGGTAAAATTACTGTTTCGGGTTCCCATTTAAATGTAACTGTTGCCAGACTGGACATATAAGAACAGATATTAACAGTTACCGGTAAAGGTGTTTTTGTTGATAATTTACCCTCTTGCCCGAAGGCAGAAATTGAAATAAATAATGTTGCAATAAATGCTCCTAAGAATTTGGTTCTTTTCATAAAATTTTAAAATTTAGTTAAAAATAATTTTGTTGCCGCAAAGATAGTAATAATTCTTAGAATTTACTCATTGAAAAAACTGAATTAATAAATAGATTACTTTACTTTTGACTAACGAATGGTTGTGATTTAATTTTAAAATTTGGTATCTTTGTTGTTCG
The Bacteroidales bacterium DNA segment above includes these coding regions:
- a CDS encoding outer membrane beta-barrel protein, with amino-acid sequence MRKNNVIKTLFVGLILISTCTGAFAQKTGLSLHLGGIFPAGDFKTPKISLQSGTATVDGSTTTGASLGLRYNVKLPLGFNVFAHAELVWNSLDKETKDQYKEISKTIPQYVNVPLFAGVRYHLSLFKIVGIYGEAGLGANILMKTREGWKDNIVKYKNSTKFATEFGVGITAFNFVSLGIHYYLLGDHTISVKEQDVPTQVISDENINVRMWALKLAILF
- the rplU gene encoding 50S ribosomal protein L21 — translated: MYAIVEIAGKQFKVEKGRYVYVNRLDAKEDTNIEFDKVLLLDTDDKVSVGTPLIEGAKVEAKVLQHLKGDKVLVFKKKRRKGYQKLNGHRDYLTKIMIENIVY
- the rpmA gene encoding 50S ribosomal protein L27, coding for MAHKKGAGSSNNGRESHSKRLGIKKFGSEIVKAGNIIVRQRGTVHKPGLNVGIGKDHTLYALIDGTVSFRKKRDNKSYVSVMPITE